Proteins from one Camelus ferus isolate YT-003-E unplaced genomic scaffold, BCGSAC_Cfer_1.0 contig2242, whole genome shotgun sequence genomic window:
- the LOC116662493 gene encoding LOW QUALITY PROTEIN: sex-determining region Y protein-like (The sequence of the model RefSeq protein was modified relative to this genomic sequence to represent the inferred CDS: inserted 2 bases in 1 codon): MQSYASAMFAELNGDNYSSAVQQQNILSFRKASPLLQRDNRSSKGLYETGGNGREYMKDRVKRPMNAFIVWARDQRRKVALENPKMQNAEISKRLGYQWKLLTEGEKRPFFEEAQRLRAIHRDKYPDCKYQPRRKTEGLPRSDKSFPTDPSTLQXQVHVDNRLYSFTYTDHCAKTPQSRMEGPLSPSQRMSITSSLPQQEHCSNWTSLHHNMVTLATQICVDGPFYCSLQPGHSHRYFWC; this comes from the exons ATGCAATCATATGCTTCTGCTATGTTTGCGGAACTGAATGGTGATAATTACAGCTCAGCGGTACAGCAACAAAATATCCTCTCCTTCAGGAAAGCCTCCCCGCTACTTCAGAGAGACAATCGTAGCTCAAAAGGTCTGTATGAAACTGGAGGAAACGGTAGAGAGTACATGAAGGACCGTGTCAAGCGACCCATGAACGCTTTCATTGTATGGGCTCGTGATCAAAGGCGAAAGGTGGCTCTAGAGAATCCCAAAATGCAGAACGCAGAGATCAGCAAGCGGCTGGGATACCAGTGGAAATTACTTACAGAAGGTGAAAAGCGGCCGTTCTTCGAGGAGGCGCAGAGACTCCGGGCCATACATCGGGACAAATACCCGGACTGTAAATACCAACCTCGTCGGAAGACCGAGGGGCTACCGAGAAGTGACAAATCGTTTCCCACAGACCCTTCAACACTGCA CCAGGTACATGTAGACAACCGTTTGTACTCCTTCACATACACGGACCATTGTGCCAAGACACCGCAGTCACGAATGGAAGGCCCGTTAAGTCCCTCACAACGGATGAGCATTACCAGCTCACTCCCTCAGCAAGAGCACTGCAGCAACTGGACAAGCCTGCACCACAATATGGTGACACTGGCTACACAGATCTGTGTGGATGGTCCCTTTTACTGTAGTTTGCAGCCTGGACATTCTCACCGTTACTTTTGGTGTTGA